A single Gasterosteus aculeatus chromosome 2, fGasAcu3.hap1.1, whole genome shotgun sequence DNA region contains:
- the LOC120829150 gene encoding NACHT, LRR and PYD domains-containing protein 3 isoform X3 — MNQAEDPEDGVRPSEAPLCGEHDSQTKAQRTHQRLGPGPGLGSGPGPSCVSTKSNRSMSPPLLFKDVRPSVDARSHQQRGKSPEPRCLSIKSDQSMGHPLVFKDDQSMGHPLVFKDDQSMGHPLAFKDGRRSYDTEEDQESSDVPTGPSAQQHQTHMDSIFMLLEKNILTFVKNELKKIQKVVSSDYPECVEKEDEEVLDEEQRRSREAFVKISVHFLRRMKQEGLAEHLQSRLLAAVCQRKLKSNLKKKFQCVFEGIAKAGNPILLLNEIYTELYITEGGSAEVNQEHEVRQIETASRRPARPETTIRLEDLLKASAGGEEPIRTVMTKGVAGIGKTVLTQKFTLDWAEDKDHQDIRFTFPFTFRELNVLREKKFSLVRLIHHFFSETRAAGICRFEEFQVVFIFDGLDECRLPLDFHKNEILTDITELASVDVLLTNLIRGKLLPSARLWITTRPAASNQIPAECVDMVTEVRGFNDPQKEEYFMKRFRDEEQAISIISHIKTSRSLHIMCHIPVFCWITAGVLEELKTKDRGELPKTLTEMYIHFLVVQSKVKKVKYDGGAETDPHWSPESRKMIESLGKLAFDQLQKVNLIFYESDLTECGIDIRAASVYSGVFTQIFREESGLYQDKVFCFVHLSVQEFLAALHVHLTTFSSGVNLLSEEQTTSLESKRFKVNPEPTCLYQSAVDKALKSPNGHLDLFLRFLLGLSLETNQTLLRGLLTQTGSYSETNQETVEYIKEKISKNVSPEKSINLFHCLNELNDGSLVEDIQWFLSSGRLATGELSPAHWSALVFILLSSEEDLEVFDLKKYSASEEALLRLLPAVKASNKVLLSGCNLSERSCDALSSVLSSQSSSLRELDLSNNHLQDLGVKLLSAGLESPHCHLETLRLSGCLITEEGCASLASALTSNPSHLRELDLSYNHPGDSGVKLLSAGLEDPQWRLETLRVEPDGVRWLRPGLRKYSCELTIDTNTVNKQLKLSDNNREVTHVVEVQSRPDHPDRFDSCLQLLCRTGLTGRCYWEVEWSGDVDLSVGYRGIRRKGYSYDCVFGLNDQSWSLMFSDEGYSVRHNKTETFITSSSSSSGRVAVYVDCPAGSLSFFRVSSDTLIHLHTFSATFTEPLYPGFGFRSWPGSGASVSLCPLQEGESPPGGEPSSLLTT; from the exons atgaatcaggctgaggacccagaggacggagtccgtccctctgaagctcctctgtgtggggaacatgacagccagaccaaagctcagag gacccatcagagactaGGACCTGGACCTGGTTTAGgatctggacctggacccagctgtgtgtccacgaagagtaaccggtctatgagtCCTCCTCTACTCTTCAAAGATGTtcgtccctctgttgatgcaag gtcacatcagcagagaggaaagtctcctgaacccagatgtttgtccataaAGAGTGATCAGTCAATGGGTCATCCTCTGGTCTTCAAAGATGATCAGTCTATGGGTCATCCTCTGGTCTTCAAAGATGATCAGTCTATGGGTCATCCTCTAGCCTTCAAAGATGGACGGcgttcttatgacacaga agaggaccaggagagctcagatgTTCCCACAGGTCcatctgcccagcagcatcaaacacacatggactccatcttcatg ctgctggagaagaacatcctcacttttgtgaagaacgagctgaagaagatccagaaggttgtgagttcagattacccagaatgcgtagagaaagaggatgaggaggtgctggatgaagagcagaggaggagcagagaggcatttgtgaagatctcagtgcacttcctgaggagaatgaagcaggaagGGCTGGCTGAGcatctgcagagca gacttcttgctgcagtttgtcagcgtaaactcaaatccaacctgaagaagaagttccagtgtgtgtttgaggggatcgctaaagcaggaaacccaatcctccttctgaatgagatctacacggagctctacatcacagagggagggagtgcagaggtcaatcaagaacatgaggtcagacagattgaaacagcatccagaagaccagccagaccagaaacaaccatcagactagaagacctcctcaaagcctcagctggaggagaggaaccaatcagaaccgtgatgactaagggagtggctggcattgggaaaacagtcttaacacagaagttcactctggactgggctgaagacaaagaccaccaggacatacggttcacatttccattcaccttcagagagctgaatgtgctgagagagaagaagttcagttTGGTGAGACTtattcatcacttcttcagtgaaaccagagcagcaggaatctgcaggtttgaagagttccaggttgtgttcatctttgacggtctggatgagtgtcgacttcctttGGACTTCCACAAGAACGAGATCCTGACTGACATCACAGAGttggcctcagtggatgtgctcctcacaaacctcatcagggggaagctgcttccctctgctcgcctctggatcaccacacgacctgcagcatcCAATCAGATCCCTGCTGAGTGTGTTGACATGGTGACAGAGGTAAGAGGGTTCaatgacccccagaaggaggagtacttcatgaaaaggttcagagatgaggagcaggccatcagcatcatctctcatatcaagacctcacgaagcctccacatcatgtgccacatcccagtcttctgctggatcactgctggagttctggAGGAGTTGAAGACCAAAGAtagaggagagctgcccaagaccctgactgagatgtacatccacttcctggtggttcagtccaaagtgaagaaggtcaagtacgatggaggagctgagacggatcctcactggagtccagagagcaggaagatgattgagtctctgggaaaactggcctttgatcagctgcagaaagtcaacctgatcttctatgaatccgacctgacagagtgtggcatcgatatcagagcagcctcggtgtactcaggagtgttcactcagatcttcagagaggagagcggactgtaccaggacaaggtcttctgcttcgtccatctgagtgttcaggagtttctggctgctcttcatgtccatctgacgaccttcagctctggtgtcaatctgctgtcagaagaacaaacaacctccctggaGTCTAAACGCTTTAAAGTCAATCCCGAACCAACgtgtctctaccagagtgctgtggacaaggccttaaagagtcctaatggacacctggacttgttcctccgcttcctcctgggtctttccctggagaccaatcagactctcctacgaggtctgctgacacagacaggaagttactcagagaccaatcaggagacagttgAGTACATCAAAGAGAAGATCAgtaagaatgtgtctccagagaaaagcatcaatctgttccactgtctgaatgaactgaatgatggttctttAGTGGAGGACATCCAATGGTTCCTTAGTTCAGGACGTCTCGCTACAggagaactgtctcctgctcactggtcagctctggtcttcatcttactgtcatcagaagaggatctggaggtgtttgacctgaagaagtactctgcttcagaggaggctcttctgaggctgctgccagcggtcaaagcctccaacaaagttct gctgagtggctgtaacctctcagagagaagctgtgacgctctgtcctcagttctcagctcacagtcctctagtctgagagagctggatctgagtaacaaccacctgcaggatttaggagtgaagctgctgtctgctggactggagagtccacactgtcacctggagactctcag gctgtcaggctgtctgatcacagaggaaggttgtgcttctctggcctcggcTCTGAcatccaacccctcccatctgagagagctggacctgagctacaatcatccaggagactcgggagtgaagctgctgtctgctggccTGGAGGATCCTCAGTGGAGACTGGAGACCCTCAG ggtggagcctgatggagtccgatggttgagaccaggtctgaggaagt attcctgtgaactcacaatcgacacaaacacagtaaacaaacaactcaaactgtctgacaacaacagggaGGTGACTCATGTGGTGGAGGTCCAGTCAcgtcctgatcatccagacagatttgactcctgtcttcagctgctgtgtagaactggtctgactggtcgctgttactgggaggtcgagtggagcggAGACGTTGATTTATCAGTGGGTTACAGAGGAATCCGGAGGAAAGGATACAGTTATGACTGTGTGTTCGGGttgaatgatcagtcctggagtctgatgttctctgatgaaggttactctgtccgtcacaataagacGGAAAcattcatcacctcctcctcctcctcctctggtagagtagcagtgtatgtggactgtcctgctggctctctgtctttcttcagggtctcctctgacacactgatccacctccacaccttcagcgccacattcactgaacctctttatcctgggtttgggttcAGGTCCTGGCCTGGTTCTGgtgcctcagtgtctctgtgtcctcttcaggagggagagtctcctcctggtggagaaccttcctctctgctcaccacatag